From a region of the Candidatus Poribacteria bacterium genome:
- a CDS encoding metallophosphoesterase family protein yields the protein MENILKFRNDYRFKIVQFTDIHWHNGEAPDKQSAALMKQIMKAESPDLVVLTGDILAGGGCDDAADSLRQVIKIVESGGIPWAAVLGNHDDEGNADRHKLMAVMQESTLSLAQPGPAEVPGVGNYILPIHSSEGSVTTAILYFIDSGSYAQTDIGGYDWIKREQIAWYLQESAKITAEADYPLPALAFFHIPIPEYNEVWDFHTCYGVKYEDVCAPRVNSGFFAAMHEAGDVMGTFVGHEHINDFWGDLHGIRLCYGRATGYNTYGRDGFPRGARVILLQEGSRQFETWLHLDDGTTVHEQPEHTPRQRTVAGESGLYGV from the coding sequence GTGGAAAATATATTGAAGTTTCGCAACGACTACCGTTTCAAAATCGTCCAGTTTACCGATATTCATTGGCACAACGGTGAAGCACCGGATAAGCAGTCGGCAGCGTTGATGAAACAGATAATGAAAGCCGAATCCCCGGATTTAGTTGTGCTAACAGGCGATATTTTGGCTGGTGGTGGCTGCGATGATGCTGCTGACTCCCTCCGACAGGTTATCAAGATTGTTGAATCGGGAGGCATTCCATGGGCAGCGGTTTTGGGCAACCACGATGACGAAGGCAACGCCGATCGCCATAAACTCATGGCGGTTATGCAGGAAAGCACGCTATCCCTTGCTCAACCCGGACCTGCAGAAGTGCCTGGGGTCGGGAATTACATTTTACCCATCCACAGTTCTGAGGGGAGTGTAACAACTGCCATCTTATATTTTATTGATTCGGGCAGTTACGCCCAAACAGATATTGGCGGCTACGACTGGATCAAACGGGAGCAAATTGCTTGGTATCTGCAAGAATCCGCGAAGATTACCGCTGAAGCCGACTATCCACTTCCCGCACTCGCCTTTTTCCACATCCCGATCCCTGAATATAACGAGGTATGGGATTTTCATACCTGCTATGGTGTGAAGTATGAGGATGTTTGCGCCCCTCGGGTGAATAGTGGGTTTTTTGCTGCGATGCATGAGGCTGGCGATGTAATGGGGACCTTCGTCGGGCATGAACATATCAACGACTTTTGGGGTGATTTGCATGGGATCCGGCTCTGTTACGGGCGCGCCACGGGTTACAATACTTATGGTAGAGATGGATTTCCACGCGGGGCGCGTGTGATTCTATTACAAGAAGGTTCGCGGCAATTTGAGACATGGCTTCACCTTGACGATGGTACGACGGTCCATGAGCAACCCGAGCATACGCCGCGCCAGCGAACTGTGGCTGGTGAGAGTGGGTTGTACGGTGTATAA
- the bioB gene encoding biotin synthase BioB, protein MKTTFYEKLTSTSLQDERISDTCCEKILTASEVELLPLLDAAYQVRKTYFQNTVQLHILNNAQNGYCPEDCHYCAQANSATADIEAYPLKPDAEILAEAERAYESGAYRYCIVMSGRGPSRKRVAHLAELISTVKARYPIEVCLSAGLIDVEAARTLKTAGLDRLNHNLNTSEAHYPRICSTHSYQDRMETLQAAQTVGLACCSGVIVGMGEQTDDLIQVAKALRELEVASLPVNFFLPIAGTQLIETPTLNPDYCLRVLCLYRFLNPRAEIRVAAGREHHLRSMEVMALYPANSMFIEGYLNATGTGASRTLQMIKDAGFVVETNVGDTEQLKQDEREKKDVLLKELKVLRPRMEPTN, encoded by the coding sequence ATGAAAACAACATTTTACGAAAAATTAACATCCACAAGTCTTCAAGATGAACGCATCTCTGATACCTGCTGCGAAAAGATTTTAACCGCTTCAGAGGTGGAATTACTACCGCTTTTGGATGCTGCGTATCAGGTGCGCAAAACCTATTTCCAAAATACAGTCCAATTACATATCCTGAACAATGCCCAGAACGGCTATTGCCCAGAGGATTGCCACTACTGCGCACAGGCGAATTCCGCGACAGCAGATATTGAGGCGTATCCTCTAAAACCCGATGCTGAGATTTTAGCAGAAGCCGAACGTGCTTACGAATCAGGGGCATACCGCTACTGTATCGTAATGAGCGGACGTGGACCTTCACGTAAACGGGTCGCACACCTCGCTGAATTGATTAGCACTGTGAAAGCGCGTTACCCGATTGAAGTCTGTCTCTCTGCTGGACTGATTGATGTAGAGGCAGCTCGGACGCTGAAAACTGCAGGATTGGATAGATTGAACCACAATCTGAATACTTCTGAAGCCCACTATCCAAGGATATGTAGTACACACAGTTATCAGGATAGAATGGAAACATTACAAGCCGCACAGACGGTTGGACTGGCTTGCTGCTCTGGTGTTATCGTTGGGATGGGTGAACAGACAGATGACTTAATCCAAGTCGCAAAAGCACTGCGAGAACTTGAGGTGGCTTCGCTACCGGTCAATTTCTTCCTTCCAATCGCTGGAACGCAATTAATAGAAACACCGACACTGAATCCTGACTATTGTCTACGCGTACTATGTCTGTACCGATTCTTGAATCCGCGCGCCGAAATACGGGTGGCAGCAGGTAGGGAACACCATCTACGGAGTATGGAAGTGATGGCACTCTATCCGGCAAATTCGATGTTTATAGAGGGTTATCTGAACGCAACAGGGACAGGGGCATCACGCACGCTCCAGATGATCAAAGACGCAGGATTTGTGGTGGAAACAAACGTCGGAGACACAGAACAACTTAAACAGGACGAGAGAGAAAAAAAAGATGTCTTACTCAAGGAATTGAAAGTCCTCCGACCGCGGATGGAACCGACAAATTGA
- a CDS encoding dihydroorotate dehydrogenase electron transfer subunit, which yields MRNDRLSNNYDIHTTILSNEEVAEAHYLLRCECVEIAQYARPGQFIHVMIPQGPGLLLRRPFTIYTVEGGEITMLYQIIGDGTKHLSEMPKGARLQVLGPLGNTFNFTPKPEPAILVGGGAGIASLMLLAVALRKNGIETIGLVGAQYHARLLSISDLESIGITVHIATDDGSVGHHGYVTDLLTDLLKQRGSQGCKPFLHPTIYACGPHGMLAAVTKIAVGFEVPAQIAMENRMGCALGVCLGCVCPVRTGTNSFEYQRVCTEGPVFNAIDIVWDV from the coding sequence ATGCGAAATGACCGTTTGTCAAACAATTATGACATCCATACAACTATTCTGTCAAATGAGGAAGTAGCAGAAGCGCATTACCTATTGCGTTGTGAGTGTGTTGAGATTGCACAGTATGCACGTCCAGGACAATTCATCCACGTTATGATTCCACAAGGTCCTGGGCTTTTACTCCGTCGTCCGTTTACCATCTATACGGTAGAAGGGGGCGAAATAACAATGCTTTATCAAATTATTGGGGATGGGACAAAGCATCTGTCAGAAATGCCGAAAGGCGCGCGATTGCAAGTATTAGGACCGCTCGGCAATACGTTCAACTTCACACCAAAACCAGAACCCGCAATTCTTGTTGGCGGTGGTGCCGGTATTGCCTCACTCATGTTACTCGCCGTGGCATTACGTAAGAACGGTATAGAGACGATCGGATTAGTAGGCGCACAGTATCACGCCCGACTCTTGAGTATATCGGATTTAGAATCCATTGGCATCACAGTACACATTGCGACAGACGACGGAAGCGTAGGTCATCACGGTTATGTCACTGACCTTCTCACAGACCTACTGAAGCAGCGCGGGAGTCAGGGTTGCAAACCCTTCCTACATCCGACGATTTACGCATGTGGACCGCACGGCATGTTAGCTGCTGTTACAAAGATAGCAGTGGGCTTTGAAGTTCCCGCCCAAATCGCTATGGAAAATCGGATGGGATGTGCACTGGGTGTCTGTCTCGGCTGCGTTTGTCCAGTCCGCACAGGCACTAATAGCTTCGAGTATCAACGTGTTTGCACCGAAGGTCCAGTCTTTAACGCTATTGACATTGTATGGGATGTTTAG
- the serS gene encoding serine--tRNA ligase, whose translation MLDLKLIRENIEAVRQMLADRHIEADLDRLVELDTRWRENLTYTQSLKAHQNKVSQQIAQLKKQKLDATETITEMRELSQKIKELTAEANDTKAEVDAILLTIPNMPEASTPVGVGEEDNIEIKTWGELPSSDFELKPHWEIAEQLDIVDFQRGAKVAGSNFVLFKGLGARLERALIQFMLDLHTTEHGYTEVSPPFLANRPTMTGTGQLPKFEADMYRCDRDEENPDSDLFLIPTAEVPVTNLFAGEILSADELPIYYTAYTPCFRREAGAYGKDTRGLQRVHQFDKVEMVKFTTPETSYIEHESLLENAESVLQALGLPYRVVQHCTVELGFAAAKCYDIEVWAPARQRFLEVSSCSNFEAFQARRANIRFRPEPGAKPEFIHTLNASGTALPRVVIALLETYQNPDGTVRVPAVLQPYMGGMTQIG comes from the coding sequence GTGCTCGATCTTAAACTTATTCGCGAAAATATTGAAGCTGTCCGCCAGATGTTAGCGGACCGCCACATTGAGGCTGATTTGGATCGGTTGGTAGAATTAGATACGCGTTGGCGTGAGAACTTGACGTATACACAATCCCTCAAAGCACACCAAAACAAGGTATCCCAACAGATTGCCCAGCTAAAAAAGCAAAAACTGGATGCGACAGAAACAATCACGGAGATGCGGGAACTCTCCCAAAAAATCAAAGAACTCACCGCCGAGGCTAACGATACAAAAGCCGAAGTAGATGCAATCCTATTGACGATTCCGAATATGCCGGAGGCAAGTACACCTGTCGGTGTCGGTGAAGAGGATAACATCGAAATCAAAACGTGGGGTGAATTGCCCAGTTCCGATTTTGAACTCAAACCGCACTGGGAAATCGCTGAACAGTTGGATATTGTCGATTTTCAACGCGGTGCGAAGGTGGCGGGAAGCAACTTTGTCCTCTTTAAGGGTTTAGGGGCTCGGTTGGAACGCGCCCTGATTCAATTCATGCTTGACCTGCACACCACCGAACACGGCTATACGGAAGTATCTCCGCCGTTCCTCGCCAACCGACCGACAATGACTGGCACGGGTCAACTTCCGAAATTTGAGGCAGATATGTATCGGTGTGACAGGGATGAGGAGAATCCTGACAGCGATCTATTCCTGATTCCGACGGCTGAAGTGCCTGTGACAAACCTCTTCGCTGGTGAGATACTTTCTGCAGATGAGTTGCCTATCTATTATACCGCTTATACCCCCTGTTTCCGACGCGAGGCGGGTGCTTACGGTAAGGATACACGCGGCTTGCAACGCGTCCATCAATTCGACAAGGTAGAGATGGTGAAGTTCACAACGCCTGAGACTTCCTACATTGAGCACGAGTCGTTATTAGAAAATGCTGAGAGTGTTTTGCAGGCACTCGGTTTACCTTATCGCGTTGTGCAACATTGTACAGTGGAGCTCGGCTTCGCCGCTGCGAAATGCTACGATATTGAGGTCTGGGCACCGGCGAGACAAAGGTTTTTGGAAGTATCCTCGTGTAGTAACTTTGAGGCATTTCAAGCGCGGCGTGCGAATATCCGATTCCGTCCAGAACCCGGCGCGAAACCGGAATTTATTCACACACTCAATGCGTCTGGCACGGCATTACCTCGCGTCGTTATCGCACTCCTTGAGACGTATCAGAACCCCGATGGCACGGTTCGTGTACCTGCTGTCCTACAACCCTATATGGGCGGCATGACACAGATTGGGTGA
- a CDS encoding phytanoyl-CoA dioxygenase family protein, translating to MKLTPQEIQLFRHNGFIKFPTQLPMDRVEALKAAALKDMTDVVEPVARQDGRIIRISAIWERGGIFRETITCDEILNPLESLLGSDIEYVLNRHNHIYLRDAGSSHSLALHRDVRHWSRTIATVLVYLEDTNLENGCTRVVPGSHHLPAFATLKDDTVQEIAASQAIPLPMPAGGLLAIDSMIVHSAGVNHTDGTRMSMTLGYHSADELVWEDNPRRVLVRGTRPYRGNDKPRE from the coding sequence ATGAAACTCACGCCTCAAGAAATTCAGCTGTTTCGTCACAACGGCTTCATCAAATTCCCAACGCAGCTGCCTATGGATCGGGTAGAGGCACTAAAAGCAGCGGCGTTAAAGGACATGACGGATGTTGTAGAACCTGTAGCGAGGCAAGACGGTAGAATCATCCGAATTTCCGCAATTTGGGAACGCGGTGGTATCTTTCGTGAGACAATCACCTGTGATGAGATCCTCAATCCATTGGAATCGCTATTGGGTTCGGATATAGAATATGTATTGAACCGCCACAATCACATTTATCTCAGGGACGCAGGTTCAAGTCATTCGCTTGCGTTGCATCGTGATGTCCGCCACTGGTCTCGCACAATCGCCACGGTTCTCGTCTATTTGGAAGACACGAATTTGGAGAATGGTTGTACGCGTGTTGTACCAGGGTCTCACCATCTACCTGCGTTCGCAACGCTTAAGGATGACACAGTTCAGGAGATTGCCGCATCACAAGCCATTCCGTTGCCAATGCCAGCGGGCGGTTTGCTCGCTATTGATAGTATGATAGTTCATTCTGCGGGTGTTAATCACACTGATGGCACGCGGATGAGTATGACGCTCGGTTACCATAGTGCCGATGAACTCGTATGGGAAGACAACCCCAGAAGGGTGCTTGTTCGCGGCACGCGACCATATCGCGGAAACGATAAACCCCGAGAATAA
- a CDS encoding STAS domain-containing protein, translated as MRANSQISIRHEGKIAILDITGYLTDASEPILSKAYADVEVQNAEKVLLNFERRSFITSSGFGEIIRLLWKMRDKGQTLRVAHPSRQVRNIFNTIGLTQSIGVFESEAAALENF; from the coding sequence GTGAGAGCAAATTCCCAAATCTCTATCCGACACGAAGGAAAAATCGCAATACTTGACATTACCGGGTATCTCACCGATGCTTCTGAACCTATATTAAGTAAGGCTTACGCCGATGTTGAGGTTCAGAATGCCGAAAAGGTCTTGCTCAATTTTGAACGGCGCAGCTTCATTACAAGTAGTGGGTTCGGTGAGATTATCAGATTGCTCTGGAAAATGCGAGACAAAGGTCAGACTTTACGCGTCGCACACCCGTCTAGACAAGTTCGCAATATTTTTAATACCATTGGGCTTACACAGAGTATCGGTGTTTTTGAATCCGAAGCGGCGGCTTTGGAAAATTTCTAA
- a CDS encoding class I SAM-dependent DNA methyltransferase codes for MAIKKSQLYAKLWQSCNKLRGGMDASQYKDYILTLLFMKYVSDRAERNPREVIKVPEGGSFADMVKLKGDKEIGDKINKIIAKFAEANHQISDFNQADFNDDNKLGKGKEMVDRLSGLVEIFNDLDLSANRAEGDDLLGDAYEYLMRHFATESGKSKGQFYTPAEVSRIMAKVIGIGPDTQRINTIYDPTCGSGSLLLKAADEALRGISIYGQEKDNATYGLARMNMILHGNARAEISHGNTLSAPDFTDSATRLKRFDFAVANPPFSDKEWMTGFTPKQDEYARFEYGIPPAKNGDYAFLLHFIASLKSTGKGAIILPHGVLFRGNKEADIRRNLIERGYIKGIIGLPANLFYGTGIPACIIVIDKEGAAHRTGIFMIDASKGFLKDGNKNRLRAQDIHKIVSVFNKQTEIDGYSRMVLKSEIVNPANAYNLNIPRYIDNSEPEDLHDLNAHLNGGIPNTDIDALDDYWEVFPTLRQELFRANGRPGYSDPQVETQHVKTTVLSHNEFTDYQQRVTAVFERWRSTHEPLLGGMDANTKPRDVIDALSEDLLMQFDNLPLLDPYDVYQKLMDYWDEVMQDDVYLITIEGWVEASQPRDLIQDKDLKETPDLTLKKKKYKMDLIPPALIAARYFVGLQEAVEILTAKQEAAASALAEYIEEHTGEDGLLTDAVNDSGNITASSVKERLNSLKPQLLLLRGPERNLMDESNALKHCLSLFDAKSKADKAVKKTRLALDEWVLARYATLTETEIKQLVIDDKWFATIQADITSEVQRLTQNLTERVKELEERYAQPLPSLTHEVQGYSLKVEKHLKRLGISQTTSV; via the coding sequence ATGGCAATCAAAAAATCCCAACTCTACGCAAAACTATGGCAAAGTTGCAACAAACTGCGCGGCGGTATGGATGCCTCCCAATACAAAGATTACATCTTGACGCTGCTGTTCATGAAATACGTCTCTGATAGGGCAGAAAGGAATCCCCGCGAGGTCATAAAAGTCCCAGAAGGTGGAAGTTTCGCTGATATGGTGAAATTAAAAGGCGACAAGGAGATTGGTGATAAGATCAACAAGATTATCGCTAAATTCGCTGAGGCAAACCACCAAATAAGCGACTTTAATCAGGCTGATTTCAATGACGACAATAAACTTGGCAAAGGCAAAGAGATGGTGGATCGCCTCTCTGGACTCGTGGAAATCTTCAACGACCTTGACCTCAGTGCAAACCGCGCTGAAGGGGATGACCTTTTAGGCGATGCTTATGAATATCTGATGCGGCATTTCGCGACAGAGTCTGGCAAAAGCAAGGGGCAGTTCTACACACCTGCTGAAGTTTCTCGTATTATGGCGAAGGTTATCGGCATTGGTCCTGATACCCAAAGGATAAATACGATATACGACCCGACCTGCGGTTCCGGTTCGCTACTGCTGAAGGCAGCCGATGAAGCACTGCGCGGAATTAGTATCTATGGACAGGAGAAGGACAATGCCACCTACGGACTCGCACGGATGAATATGATACTTCACGGTAATGCCAGAGCAGAGATAAGTCACGGGAATACACTCTCTGCACCTGATTTTACAGATTCAGCTACCCGTCTCAAACGCTTCGACTTTGCTGTAGCGAATCCACCTTTTTCTGACAAAGAGTGGATGACCGGGTTCACTCCTAAACAAGACGAATATGCACGTTTTGAATACGGCATCCCGCCTGCCAAAAATGGCGATTATGCGTTCCTCCTACACTTCATCGCATCCCTCAAAAGCACAGGTAAAGGGGCAATCATCCTACCACACGGCGTGCTATTTCGCGGCAACAAAGAGGCAGACATCCGCAGAAACCTCATCGAACGTGGGTACATCAAGGGCATTATTGGTCTGCCTGCCAATCTTTTCTACGGCACCGGCATCCCCGCCTGTATTATCGTTATTGACAAGGAAGGTGCCGCACATCGGACTGGTATCTTTATGATAGATGCCAGCAAAGGTTTCCTCAAAGATGGCAACAAAAACCGACTTCGCGCACAAGACATTCACAAAATTGTGTCTGTCTTCAACAAACAGACTGAAATCGACGGATATTCCCGTATGGTGCTGAAATCTGAAATTGTTAACCCCGCTAACGCCTATAACCTCAATATCCCACGCTATATTGACAACAGCGAACCCGAAGACCTCCACGATCTCAACGCGCACCTGAACGGTGGGATCCCAAACACCGATATTGACGCGCTTGACGACTATTGGGAAGTGTTCCCTACATTACGCCAAGAGTTGTTCAGAGCAAACGGCAGACCCGGTTACAGCGACCCACAGGTGGAAACGCAACACGTAAAAACGACCGTCCTCTCACATAACGAGTTCACAGACTACCAGCAGCGGGTAACCGCTGTCTTTGAGAGGTGGCGCAGCACACATGAACCGCTGTTGGGTGGTATGGATGCGAATACCAAGCCAAGAGATGTTATTGATGCACTCTCGGAAGACCTGCTGATGCAATTCGACAATTTACCGCTCCTTGACCCTTACGATGTCTACCAGAAACTGATGGACTATTGGGATGAGGTGATGCAGGACGATGTATATCTCATCACCATAGAGGGGTGGGTGGAAGCATCGCAACCGCGCGACCTCATCCAAGACAAAGACCTCAAGGAAACTCCCGACCTTACTCTTAAGAAAAAGAAATATAAGATGGATCTGATTCCACCGGCATTGATTGCAGCACGCTATTTCGTCGGTCTACAGGAAGCTGTTGAGATCTTGACGGCAAAGCAAGAGGCTGCTGCGAGTGCGTTAGCGGAATACATTGAGGAACACACCGGTGAGGACGGATTGCTCACCGATGCTGTCAACGACAGTGGCAATATCACCGCTAGCAGTGTCAAGGAACGCTTGAATTCCCTCAAACCGCAGTTGCTGCTGCTCCGCGGGCCAGAGCGAAACCTCATGGACGAAAGCAATGCCCTTAAGCACTGTCTCTCGTTATTTGATGCAAAATCCAAAGCGGACAAGGCAGTAAAAAAGACACGCCTTGCATTGGATGAATGGGTGTTAGCGCGCTACGCAACGCTCACCGAAACGGAAATCAAGCAACTCGTGATTGACGATAAATGGTTTGCCACAATTCAAGCCGACATTACAAGCGAAGTGCAGCGGTTGACGCAGAACCTCACCGAACGCGTCAAGGAATTAGAGGAACGCTACGCACAACCCTTGCCATCTCTAACGCATGAGGTGCAGGGGTATAGCCTGAAAGTTGAGAAGCACTTAAAACGATTGGGAATTTCACAAACGACATCTGTCTGA